From Labeo rohita strain BAU-BD-2019 chromosome 18, IGBB_LRoh.1.0, whole genome shotgun sequence, the proteins below share one genomic window:
- the LOC127180943 gene encoding P2Y purinoceptor 2-like, with protein sequence MAIFNNTTTTNVSDPYHCKIDENFKYILLPVSYTLVFVFGLALNITAMYVILFRTKHWKPSTIYMINLNVCDTLYILTLPFLIYYYADKNDWPFGELMCKLIRFLFYTNLYGSILFLSCISLHRFLGVCHPVRSLSWMNGRRARLISVGIWMIILILQAPILYFSRMNNNGGVTPQSAVCYDTTSKELFNDFTVYSSVVMLLLFVLPFGVVLVCNGLMVKKLQEPSVVGGGPMSQRFKQKSVKMIIIVLLTFMLCFLPFHVNRSIYYTFRYLDKHVSCSMLETASMAYKVTRPLASANSCIDPILYFMAGQSFRRSMRNKKNKTKSENRKSPSASL encoded by the coding sequence ATGGCAATTTTTAACAACACAACCACAACCAACGTCAGCGATCCTTATCACTGTAAGATAGACGAGAACTTCAAGTACATTCTCCTCCCGGTGAGTTACACTCTGGTGTTTGTGTTCGGTCTGGCGCTGAACATCACAGCCATGTACGTCATCTTGTTCCGAACCAAACACTGGAAGCCCAGCACCATCTACATGATCAACCTCAATGTCTGTGACACGCTTTACATCCTCACCCTGCCGTTCCTCATCTACTACTACGCCGATAAGAACGACTGGCCGTTCGGTGAGCTGATGTGCAAGCTGATTCGTTTTCTCTTCTACACAAACCTCTACGGAAGCATCCTCTTCCTCAGCTGCATCAGCCTGCACCGGTTTTTAGGCGTCTGTCACCCGGTGCGCTCTTTGTCCTGGATGAACGGCCGCCGCGCTCGTTTGATTTCTGTGGGAATATGGATGATCATTCTCATCTTACAGGCACCGATTCTTTATTTCTCCAGGATGAACAATAATGGTGGCGTGACACCGCAATCAGCGGTTTGCTATGACACCACAAGCAAGGAACTCTTCAATGACTTCACTGTTTACAGCTCGGTGGTGATGCTTTTGCTTTTTGTCCTGCCTTTTGGGGTGGTGCTGGTCTGCAACGGCCTGATGGTGAAGAAACTTCAGGAACCCAGTGTTGTTGGTGGAGGTCCAATGTCACAACGCTTTAAGCAGAAGTCGGTGAAGATGATCATTATCGTGCTTCTGACTTTCATGTTGTGCTTTCTGCCCTTCCACGTGAACCGTAGTATATACTACACCTTCCGTTACCTGGACAAACATGTGAGCTGCTCGATGCTGGAGACTGCCAGCATGGCCTACAAGGTTACACGACCTCTGGCCAGCGCTAACAGCTGCATAGACCCCATCCTCTACTTCATGGCAGGACAGAGCTTCAGAAGAAGCATGAggaacaagaaaaataaaacgaaatCTGAAAATAGGAAATCACCGTCAGCCTCTTTATAA
- the LOC127180944 gene encoding P2Y purinoceptor 2-like: MATLNNTEITNDSQVYRCTLKEEFKYILLPVSYSLVLVFGLALNITAMYFILFQTKHWKPSTIYMINLNVCDTLYILTLPFLIYYYADKNDWPFGELMCKLIRFLFYTNLYGSILFLSCISLHRFLGICHPMRSLYWMNGRRACLISVGIWVIVLTLQAPILYFARMRHNGKDLVCHDTTIKELFDDFLVYTSVMMFLLFVLPFGLVLVCNGLMVKKLLDPGVVREPMSQRSKQKSVKMIIIVLLTFMLCFLPFHVNRTIYYTLRYVDKHDCDIIRISNNIYKVTRPLVSLNSCIDPILYFMAGQSFRNSFKKKLSIKTDKSLSTLQ; the protein is encoded by the coding sequence ATGGCAACTCTGAACAATACCGAAATAACTAATGACAGTCAAGTCTACCGTTGTACTTTAAAAGAAGAATTCAAGTACATTCTCCTCCCGGTTAGTTACAGTCTAGTGCTTGTGTTCGGTCTGGCGTTGAACATCACGGCCATGTATTTCATCCTGTTTCAAACCAAACACTGGAAGCCCAGCACCATCTACATGATCAACCTCAATGTCTGTGACACGCTTTACATCCTCACCCTGCCGTTCCTCATCTACTACTACGCCGATAAGAACGACTGGCCGTTCGGTGAGCTGATGTGCAAGCTGATTCGTTTTCTCTTCTACACAAACCTCTACGGAAGCATCCTCTTCCTCAGCTGCATCAGTCTGCATCGGTTTTTAGGCATCTGCCACCCGATGCGCTCTTTGTACTGGATGAACGGCCGCCGCGCTTGTTTGATTTCTGTGGGAATATGGGTGATCGTTCTCACCTTGCAGGCTCCGATTCTTTATTTTGCCAGGATGAGACATAATGGTAAAGATTTGGTCTGTCATGACACCACCATCAAGGAGCTCTTCGATGACTTTCTGGTCTACACCTCGGTGATgatgtttttgctttttgtccTACCGTTTGGGCTGGTGCTGGTCTGCAACGGCCTGATGGTGAAGAAACTTCTTGATCCCGGCGTTGTCAGAGAACCAATGTCACAGCGCTCCAAACAGAAGTCGGTGAAGATGATCATTATTGTGCTTCTGACTTTCATGCTGTGCTTCTTGCCTTTCCATGTGAACCGCACTATATACTATACCCTCCGTTACGTGGACAAACACGACTGCGACATAATTCGAATCTCCAACAACATCTACAAGGTCACACGACCTCTGGTCAGTCTCAACAGCTGCATCGACCCCATCCTCTACTTCATGGCAGGACAGAGCTTCAGAAACAgcttcaaaaagaaattaagcatAAAAACTGACAAATCCCTCTCAACAttgcagtaa